Proteins found in one Paenibacillus sp. genomic segment:
- a CDS encoding carbohydrate ABC transporter permease codes for MQTTAVPPKPQKRKSYRRHQSLEDRVFDAVNYTLLVLLMIVTLYPFVNTIAISLNQASDTVRGGIHLWPREFTWNNYIYVFRDAAVLHSTMISALRTILGTVLTVFCSAMVAYTISRPEYVLRKFVTIAFIMTMYFDGGLIPNFLLIRELGMIGTFWVYVIPGLVGVFNLIIIRSAIDGLPESILESARIDGAGEFTNFVYIVLPLCVPVLATVALFTAVYQWNSWFDVFLFNSSYPEWSTLQYELQKILQNSNSSMSAKSAIDAFANADNQLANAVTPVAVRATMTIVASVPIILVYPFLQKYFVKGMMVGGVKG; via the coding sequence ATGCAAACGACCGCGGTTCCGCCGAAGCCGCAGAAGCGCAAATCGTACCGGCGGCATCAATCGCTGGAGGACCGGGTGTTCGACGCCGTCAATTACACGCTGCTAGTGCTGCTGATGATCGTAACGTTGTACCCGTTCGTGAACACGATCGCGATTTCGCTCAACCAGGCGAGCGACACGGTGCGGGGCGGCATCCATTTGTGGCCGCGGGAATTTACATGGAACAACTACATTTACGTGTTCCGCGACGCCGCCGTCCTGCACTCCACGATGATCTCGGCGCTGCGCACGATTCTAGGCACGGTGCTGACCGTCTTCTGCTCGGCCATGGTCGCGTACACGATCAGCCGCCCGGAATACGTGCTGCGCAAATTCGTGACGATCGCCTTCATCATGACGATGTATTTCGACGGAGGTTTGATTCCGAACTTCTTGCTCATCCGCGAGCTCGGCATGATCGGGACGTTCTGGGTGTACGTCATTCCGGGACTCGTCGGGGTGTTCAATCTCATCATTATCCGGTCCGCGATCGACGGGCTGCCGGAGAGCATCTTGGAATCCGCCCGGATCGACGGCGCGGGGGAGTTCACGAACTTCGTCTACATCGTGCTGCCGCTGTGCGTGCCCGTGCTCGCGACCGTCGCGTTGTTTACGGCGGTGTACCAATGGAACTCCTGGTTCGACGTCTTCCTGTTTAACTCGTCGTATCCAGAGTGGAGCACGCTGCAGTACGAGCTGCAGAAAATACTGCAAAACTCGAATTCGTCGATGTCGGCCAAATCGGCGATCGACGCGTTCGCGAACGCGGACAACCAATTGGCCAACGCCGTCACGCCGGTCGCCGTGCGCGCGACGATGACGATCGTCGCCTCGGTCCCGATCATTCTGGTATATCCGTTCCTGCAAAAATATTTCGTCAAAGGCATGATGGTCGGCGGCGTCAAAGGATAA